A stretch of Fusarium poae strain DAOMC 252244 chromosome 2, whole genome shotgun sequence DNA encodes these proteins:
- a CDS encoding hypothetical protein (SECRETED:SignalP(1-20)~CAZy:AA7): protein MFNFRLLLLCLGAFLTLSNASPSPNPQSSNTPAALNACLAQKKVPYIPRDSAQWVKEVKPYNLRLAYTPAAIALPTTVKHISDAVKCGDQNKVRVSAKSGGHSYGSFGYGGENGHLVIVVDAMDSVTLNKDMSCNVQAGARLGHVATELFGFGKRAIPHGSCPGVGITGHALHGGYGFASRTHGLTLDTFIGATIVLANGTIRYAADWEYYDLTWALRGAGSSFGIVAELGFQTFAAPETVTPFSIELDWTESEAVEGLLAFQKFAVTAPKELNMQIYMGPSGQTIQGVYYGTRANLNTALKPLLGDLGAQISTASTGGWIQMLNKYANGQALDQRRPYDQHSTFYSTSLMTKALTRNQVKSFARTLYDNMNDSDARHTWYILIDLFGGPNSAVTNAKTLFTDLPINSAFPHRDKLLLWQFSDHGNYATHANNGFTVLKRFRESVTKTMADGDWGMYANYLDTQLSNEEAVKRYYGKSLPKLKKLKAELDPKDMFWNPQGIRPA from the exons ATGTTCAACTttcgccttcttctcctctgcCTGGGGGCATTCCTAACCCTCTCGAATGCTTCTCCATCACCAAACCCCCAATCATCAAACACCCCCGCCGCTCTCAACGCCTGCCTCGCCCAGAAGAAAGTCCCCTACATCCCACGCGACTCAGCCCAATGGGTCAAGGAAGTCAAGCCGTACAATCTTCGTCTAGCATACACTCCTGCAGCCATTGCCCTTCCTACAACCGTCAAGCACATCTCAGACGCTGTCAAGTGCGGAGACCAGAACAAAGTCCGCGTCAGTGCCAAGAGCGGGGGTCATAGCTATGGCTCGTTTGGCTACGGTGGTGAGAATGGACATTTGGTTATTGTCGTGGATGCTATGGATAGCGTCACGCTTAACAAAGATATGAGCTGTAATGTTCAGGCTGGTGCGAGGCTGGGACACGTCGCTACTGAATTGTTCGGGTTTGGCAAGAGAGCTATTCCTCATGGATCATGCCCTGG TGTCGGTATTACTGGCCATGCTCTCCACGGAGGTTATGGCTTTGCCTCGCGAACTCACGGTCTTACGTTGGACACTTTTATCGGCGCAACAATCGTCCTCGCCAACGGAACGATCCGATACGCAGCAGACTGGGAGTATTATGACTTGACGTGGGCACTCCGCGGTGCAGGTTCTTCCTTTGGTATCGTCGCCGAGCTCGGCTTCCAGACATTTGCAGCGCCCGAAACAGTCACGCCGTTCAGTATCGAGCTGGATTGGACCGAGAGTGAAGCAGTGGAAGGACTATTGGCGTTTCAAAAGTTTGCGGTGACGGCGCCAAAGGAACTGAATATGCAGATTTACATGGGGCCATCGGGACAGACGATTCAAGGTGTTTATTACGGTACCAGAGCCAACTTGAACACGGCATTGAAACCTCTGTTGGGAGATCTGGGTGCTCAGATATCTACAGCTAGTACGGGAGGATGGATCCAGATGTTGAACAAGTACGCCAATGGCCAAGCGCTTGATCAAAGACGTCCCTACGACCAA CATAGCACGTTTTACAGCACCAGTCTCATGACGAAAGCCCTTACACgaaaccaagtcaagtcctTCGCCAGGACTTTATACGATAACATGAACGACTCAGACGCGAGACACACATGGTACATCTTGATTGATCTCTTTGGCGGTCCCAACTCCGCCGTCACTAACGCCAAAACCCTCTTCACAGACCTTCCCATCAACAGCGCATTCCCTCACCGCGACAAGTTACTTTTGTGGCAATTCTCCGACCACGGCAACTACGCCACGCACGCAAACAACGGGTTCACCGTACTCAAGCGTTTCCGCGAGAGCGTGACCAAGACCATGGCTGATGGTGACTGGGGAATGTATGCGAACTATTTGGATACGCAGCTGAGTAACGAGGAGGCGGTTAAGAGGTACTATGGGAAGAGTCTGCCAAAgttgaagaagctcaaggcgGAGTTGGATCCGAAGGATATGTTTTGGAACCCACAGGGTATTAGACCTGCTTAG
- a CDS encoding hypothetical protein (BUSCO:8849at5125), translated as MERPASRSSHGQRTASRSSTSTNNTKVSMHTAHTSNSHPPGSPAPSHAHRFYHATCERPSSTTPRTSDRTSRLTREASSESTRQPAMSSFLQEKLRESRRVESDKSSTWSRSHTANSSGEFSRSLGSPVRVVDSEHRSHSPASTETSKKKGMGVMDMEQVISSLHKKNFDLKLELYHRRERQTALEDKVEALEMEKSRTEEMNHHLSQEMEKRDKAIEEAVAMIVSLEARLEEFVKERSIIEQIQSEGQYSAHNFNPCYEDPRPATQTPVSTKRTGDDRIINRMPSFISDHSENTENLRNVYLGARGSVLSLAQVPEGPGEGDTGRSPSLSILSESSFVSVYGSKEDEDSGLQEEDESMAFDGSASLPARASAINRPKTAFVKSHHSSPNRSIRSKSISNHQAQFDSIHNVIEYSSSRQRTERHHSSSKMGSRPQSRDQDVSERFTGRASMSPSHQHHKQEKRDSLRRVTTEAPGGVRLHDQNLPPTPDTVSTSTLRRFNNSNEALLRPPTARPSHSALSEASENDGSLGTYSGVRLEQPPMRAVKASAHIIDLNNRVYRENQGRSIQRPRSADETTISNRRGNDWNSDIDDDSDVESLESSIDIWMRQSSKPIKNNGRASPDLFSFPPSAATKGGWAMDAMFGAGNSHQGGASTGLDPDRIRDLFPVQQELFSSSMPPPPPDRRSSLNPQVAQQSKPSFLGRPLANTKASKGGRKKGHQRRNSDDIQIRAGAHMQTQGPSAGDKNHYPPIAGQQPTQNKFTKFFRRSSTGPPSGAPTPTPRSEHGPTEPPNGGFSSPNGASGLPPWMSRTGVLDEDRDSATPPPIMRKSRQGRNVSVDIDMADDSRMGQESGTPGTPKPGQMNERDTAEQIESPRAAGATGSRRKWLPAFGLRNKQG; from the coding sequence ATGGAACGGCCTGCCTCACGGTCTTCACATGGACAAAGAACCGCTTCTCGATCTTCTACAAGCACCAATAACACCAAAGTCTCAATGCATACCGCTCATACTTCCAACTCACACCCTCCTGGGTCCCCTGCCCCGTCGCATGCTCACCGATTCTATCATGCCACTTGCGAAAGACCATCTAGCACCACCCCGCGAACATCAGATCGGACGTCTCGTTTGACCAGAGAAGCTAGCAGCGAATCTACGCGACAGCCTGCCATGTCCTCATTCCTCCAAGAAAAGTTGCGGGAGTCTCGCCGAGTCGAGAGCGACAAGTCGTCAACATGGTCGCGCTCTCATacagccaattcttctgggGAGTTTAGTCGAAGCCTCGGATCGCCTGTTAGGGTTGTCGACTCTGAACACCGATCTCATTCACCCGCTTCAACTGAGACGTCCAAGAAGAAAGGCATGGGAGTTATGGATATGGAGCAGGTAATTTCTTCACTACACAAGAAGAACTTTGATCTCAAACTAGAACTGTACCATCGTCGAGAACGACAAACAGCACTTGAAGACAAAGTAGAGGCTCTCGAGATGGAAAAGTCACGAACAGAAGAAATGAACCACCACCTCTCTCAGGAGATGGAGAAGCGCGACAAAGCAATTGAAGAGGCGGTCGCTATGATTGTGTCGCTCGAAGCCAGACTTGAAGAGTTCGTCAAGGAAAGATCAATCATTGAACAGATCCAATCCGAAGGCCAGTACTCAGCTCACAACTTCAATCCTTGTTATGAAGACCCTAGACCTGCGACGCAGACACCAGTCTCGACGAAGCGAACGGGGGATGATAGAATCATCAACCGTATGCCGAGTTTTATATCCGATCATAGCGAGAATACAGAGAATCTACGCAATGTTTACCTTGGAGCCAGGGGCAGCGTTCTCAGTCTTGCGCAGGTTCCCGAAGGACCTGGCGAAGGCGACACTGGTCGCAGCCCAAGTTTGAGCATCCTCAGTGAAAGCTCCTTTGTTAGTGTATACGGTTCAAAGGAAGACGAGGACAGCGGCCTTCAAGAAGAGGACGAATCGATGGCTTTTGATGGCTCCGCCAGTCTTCCAGCCAGAGCCAGTGCTATCAACCGACCAAAAACAGCCTTTGTCAAGTCTCACCATTCTTCTCCTAATAGATCAATCCGATCGAAATCTATCTCCAACCACCAAGCACAATTTGATTCAATTCACAACGTCATCGAATATAGCTCTTCGCGACAGAGGACGGAACGACACCACTCCTCTTCGAAGATGGGATCGCGACCTCAAAGTCGGGATCAAGATGTGTCAGAAAGATTTACTGGCCGTGCTTCGATGTCCCCAAGCCATCAACACCATAAGCAGGAGAAGAGGGATTCACTTCGAAGAGTTACGACCGAGGCCCCTGGTGGTGTTAGACTCCACGACCAGAACCTCCCTCCAACACCAGATACCGTCTCTACATCTACGCTGCGACGCTTTAACAACTCCAACGAGGCGTTGCTTAGGCCTCCTACAGCGAGACCAAGCCACAGTGCGTTATCGGAGGCTTCCGAAAACGACGGAAGTTTGGGAACGTACTCGGGTGTTCGCCTGGAACAGCCTCCGATGCGTGCGGTCAAGGCTTCGGCTCACATTATTGACTTGAACAATAGAGTCTATCGTGAGAACCAGGGCAGATCCATTCAGCGCCCTCGATCCGCTGATGAAACTACTATTTCCAACCGACGGGGTAACGATTGGAATTCTGACATTGACGACGACTCAGACGTGGAGTCCCTCGAGTCGAGCATCGACATCTGGATGCGCCAAAGTTCTAAACCGATTAAGAACAACGGACGAGCGTCTCCTGATCTCTTTAGCTTTCCACCCAGCGCAGCAACTAAGGGCGGGTGGGCAATGGATGCCATGTTTGGGGCTGGAAATAGCCATCAAGGAGGCGCAAGCACCGGACTCGATCCAGACAGGATTAGGGATCTATTCCCAGTTCAACAGGAACTCTTTTCGTCGTCGATgcctccaccacctcctGATAGGAGGTCGAGCTTGAATCCCCAGGTGGCGCAACAGAGTAAACCATCTTTCCTGGGTCGACCGTTGGCCAATACCAAAGCCTCTAAGGGAGGTCGTAAGAAGGGCCACCAGAGACGAAACAGCGACGACATTCAAATCAGAGCAGGTGCACACATGCAGACTCAGGGGCCGTCCGCCGGTGACAAGAACCATTACCCTCCGATCGCGGGTCAACAACCCACCCAGAACAAATTTACCAAGTTCTTCCGCAGGTCGTCTACTGGACCTCCTAGCGGTGccccaaccccaaccccaagaTCAGAGCATGGTCCAACCGAACCTCCCAATGGGGGATTCTCGAGCCCTAATGGCGCGTCGGGACTTCCACCTTGGATGAGTCGGACAGGTGTGCTGGACGAGGATCGCGACAGcgcaacaccaccaccaattATGCGAAAGTCGCGACAGGGAAGAAATGTCTCTGTAGATATTGACATGGCCGACGACTCGAGAATGGGTCAAGAGTCAGGCACCCCCGGAACACCCAAACCAGGCCAGATGAATGAAAGGGACACAGCGGAGCAGATAGAAAGTCCAAGGGCAGCTGGCGCAACAGGAAGCAGGAGAAAGTGGTTGCCTGCATTTGGTCTTAGAAATAAGCAAGGATAG
- a CDS encoding hypothetical protein (SECRETED:SignalP(1-17)), with protein sequence MFSKLILVVLSATTALAAPLYPRTLGQITFYHPGKGACEDDHGDADMVAAIGRGLYDSGDYCDNKIKLTGAAGEVIVTVVDRCEGCADNDLDVSPAAFEKAMGAQSLGRVQGEWNWV encoded by the exons ATGTTCTCCAAGCTTATCCTCGTCGTCCTTTCCGCTACCACCGCTCTCGCAGCTCCCCTCTACCCTCGCACTCTGGGTCAAATCACATTCTACCACCCCGGCAAGGGCGCCTGCGAGGATGACCACGGCGACGCCGACATGGTCGCTGCCATTGGACGTGGTCTTTACGACTCTGGCGACTACTGCGACAATAAAATCAAGCTCACTGGTGCCGCTGGCGAAGTCATTGTCACCGTCGTTGA TCGCTGCGAAGGCTGTGCCGACAACGATCTCGACGTTTCTCCCGCTGCTTTCGAAAAGGCCATGGGAGCCCAGAGCCTAGGGCGTGTGCAGGGAGAGTGGAACTGGGTCTAA